Genomic segment of Callithrix jacchus isolate 240 chromosome 9, calJac240_pri, whole genome shotgun sequence:
aattattttaaaaaaagaaatttaattgaaagagctaaaaatCACATTTAGTTGGCTCTTTAAATAAAATGGGTAAATATAATGACCTATTATCTAAAATGGGTAAATATGACTTTGGATTCTTCCTGAAAAgtttctttcactttattttgcACCTATCTTGATTTGTATTCCTATGATATAAATCACCAAGAAATTTAATATTACAATGACTATTTTAAGGTACACGGAATCAATAACTCAATTCCAATATAACCATCCACTTATGATCTGATTAATTACTTAAAGTATTTAACTTGTTTAGATAGTATATTTTTCTAGatcaaagaaaatgtagaaaatcaGACTTAGTACATGCCAGTTCATCTCTGCTTTGAAGCTGAAGAAGACTGGATTTCTGAGAAGCACAGAGATGCCTACTTTCATTCCAGGTTCTAGATTCGCTGGAAATGAAGTAACAGTTGCATCGATAACCAATCCATTTTTCCTGGCAAGAACAGCAGTCAGAGTCTgacagaaaagataaaacatagCTAATGACATAGGAGATGACGTTTCCTTCAATGCCATTTCATTATGCAACATTTATTTGctgtttattcttttaacattcttTCAGAATCTACTGTTTACACCACAGTTCAGGGGCTATTAATGTGAACTAATTAGACATGAACACGGTATTTTTTCCTCATGGAGATTATATTCTAGAGATAGAACcagaattatataattttcaataatttattaaCGATACTTAATGATGATTTAGGTAAGTACACAAAAacaattaagtattttaaaacagCATGTAGCAGAGTGTAAGATGAGGGGCAGTTAGAAGAACCTTTTTTGAGGAAGTAACTCGAAACTAAGTACTGTAGCAGAAATAGAAGTTAACTAGATGAAAGAGactgaaaggaggaaaacattttAGCATGTTTTCTGAGTCAGAAAAGAATATGGCACTGGTCAggagtgtatatatacatatatattatgtatgtatatacatacagaattatggctcacacctataattccagaactttgggaggctgaggtgggcagatcacttgaggtcgggagtttgagaccagcctgaccaacatggagaaaccctgtccctactaaaaatacaaaaaaaaaaaaaaaaaagtcagctgagtgtggtggcacatgtctgtaatcctaggtactcgggaggctgaggtaggagaatcgctggaacccaggaggtggaggttgtggtgagctgagattgcactactgcactccagcctgggtaacaagagtgaaactctgtctcaaaaaaaaaagaaaaaatgatgaggGGGGTGGGATTTTTGGTACATTTGGAGAATTCTGATATGtttgaaaggaaatataaataaaccAATTATCTTGAGTCTTAATTACATAGTTTATCCATAATAGTGTTTTCAACATTTGTTATCTACAGTAATAAAAAGCATGACATAGCATAGGCACTCAAATTGTTGCCATATAAGTGGTGCTGAAGATGTTGCaccatttatgtatgtatgtatttatttatttatttttgagacagagtcttgctgcgttgcccaggctggagtgcagtggtgccatctcagctcactgcaacctctgcctcccaggttcgagcaattctccatgcctcagcttcctatgtaacagagactacaggtgtgcaccactatgcctggctaatttttgtatttttagtagagatgaggtttcactatgttggccaggcttgtctcaaacttctgacctcaagtaatatgCCTAcctccagccttccaaagtgctcggattacaggcatgagccactgcgcccggccaagatgtTACACTGTAAATGAAGCAGTATATGATCACAGAAGATGATGAGACAACTTGGGgtgcatttggaaaaaaatatatttagaaaatctgggctgggtgctgtggctctgccgggcagagtggctcatgcctgtcgtcccagcactttgggaggccaagcgggtggatcacctaaggtcaggatttcaagaccagcatggccaacatggcgaaaccctctctatactaaaaatacaaaaattagccgggcacggtggtgggtgcttgtagttccacctacgtgggaggctgaggcaggaaaatctcttgaacccaggaggagaaggtggcagtgagctgagatagcaccactgcactccaacctgggagacaagagcaaaactctgtctctaaaaataaaagaaagaaagaaaattggactTTGAGCTGGCTTCCATTGGATAAGTAAGATTTAGAAATCTGTGCACTATATTTTGCATCATTTAAGAATCAAAAGGGAAAAGTATGAGATGCAAAAGTATAGATCATAAGCAAATTCAGGCAGGTAATGAGGATTAACTGTAATGTTTCCTGCGGTTTAGTTTTTGTTACCTAATGATGACCActcatgtatttttcatttcagatacCATTTTCCTAATTAGTTAAATGTATAAATGATGCACATTCAATGTAATTTAATCATGTTTACATTAGAGAACAGTAAAATGAGACTATCCTACACTGGCAGGCAAATTTCTATTACTAAGTATAATATTCTATCATGCTTCTTCGTGTGAGAAACAAAGAACTGCTTATTTCATCCTTTACCAATGCCAAGCTTTCCAAAAAATATGCCCTACCTTTCTGGAGTTCTATGTTGGGTCCTGGAGTAAATGCTGACTCAATGCTCAGTTTAGTAAAAGCTATAATGAATGATTAGAAATTTGTTTAATTAGATATGGGTTTCTGAAATAATAACATATTAACATTAGTAAGATGAAGCCTTTATTATTAAATGATGTCATCACAGTTTTGATTTTGATGGAGACGTGCTTAGAAGAACTTacaattttttaacaaaattcccAGTGTGGCCATCAACGAAAGGCATATTATCCCTAAGGTCCCAGAAATCAACCTCCAGAAGGTGGCCTTAAACACTGTAAGAAAGACAGACAGGGTAATGACTTAAAGAGCAAACACGGGAGCTGAGATCTTAAAAGCAGAAACTAGTGAGAGGGAATCCAAAACATTCTTTCATTTGATAAGGGTGTCAGCTTGCcaataaaacactgaaaaatgaAGACTTTCCAATCAGGACTTCACCCAACACCAGCATTTTTATGTGATGTATCTTATTCTTCACGGAGATTATTCAAACATTTTCTACTCTACCAGCTCTGTCTCAGTAAAGTGAATTTACCATGTATGTTTAAAACCGACAGAGAAGCTTAAAGATCCAGAGGAAGAAGATATTAGCAGGCACCAAGTTGTGTTTTATGAACTTACATAattgccatttatttttcttctctcaaccAAATCGTAAGATAGATAGTGTGATTCTCATTAGGTAGGTGAGAAAACATAAGGTCCAGTAATAATGTTATTTTCTCAAGTTATCCAAGCAAGCAAGTATCCAAGTCCGAAATCAAATGAAAGTGGGTCTAGCTCAAGGATCTTTCACTTAACGTAATCTACCATTGTCACAGTAATACTACTTGAGAGTGTGTCCTCTCCTCATCTCAGTGCAGCTTTGCTCTGATAAATGTCTAGCCGCTCATGGCTTCATAGAGATATTGCAgggaaaagaagacatagaaacaTTCTGGACTTCATGTGATAACTCTTTCTACAACCAATAGATGGGTGATGCCTTGGAGGCCTGGGTTCATTTCGCAGTACATTGAATTATGATACGCAAACAATCTTTTCTTCCCCAAGAACATTACATTTGTTCACACTCAAGATTGCTTGTTTCTAGGCTTTTGACCTAAAACATTTCAACATTAGGAGATTCTGTGCTGACACTGCCACACTCTCAAATAATGATGTTGTCATTAACAACAGTACAATATGTCAAACTGTTCATTTGTGTAATTTCTAGATGTCACCACATAAACAGTAAGTTTAAAACTTTTAAGCATTGCGCCATTAATATTTGgcactttctatttctatattagAATTCCGTTGCTCACAATTTAACCAGGTTAGAGTTCAGTTCTTGTTCAGAATTTAGAGGTAGCCCTGCCAGAAGCCACTCGTTAAACCTGTCATAAAAATTTCATAGAATCATTTCTGAGTTAAACAATGAAGAATCAGGAAACTAAAATGAATGGAAAAGTGCTAATGCATGAAAAGCCTGAAAATATCCACTGTTAATCATGTCCTTTTCTCTTAAAGCACTACCCCAAAATTAGCCAATCCCAGAAATAgcttttctggttatttttaatttggcGATTGAAATCACACATACCTGCCATGAGAAGTTATGTTCCAAGAGCAATGTAGAGAAGGCACGATGTGTACTTGTTCAGAAAAAACAGCGTTGAATTGTTGGAGCTGAGCTGGAGTTGAAAGACTCGGAAAGTTGAGTGTGAAGAAATATAGCaaaaaagtagaatgaaaaaTTGTGTATTTAAATGATGTTTTTGAATTACCTATTGATGAGCCATGTATTACCATACGAATAAGAAGCAGTAAAATCAGAAGCTTCTAATGTGTTCCAGGAACCACAATACAGGAAATTCTCACAGCACTTTTGTAATATTAACACTGTGGTAAGCACTAAAGAAGGTGAGAAGAGGTGAGAGGAAGTTTTGATGTTTTGGTTTTAATGTTTGAAAACAGAATTCATTTTGAAGAGTTATCTGGACAATGAAGGAAATGATTGGCAAACCAAAGGTAAATTCACTTCGTGTAATAAAATTACTCACAGAATTTTCCTCTTTtaataataacaaacatttattacttaGCTTGTACTTGAATTGTACACAATTTAAAGAACTTGGCATATGTTAGCTCATTTATCTCTTCAAATGGTTTGATAGTAAAGATACACAAATATCCTCAATCTatcaatgagaaaactgaggcatatagagctaagtaatttgcccaacGTCATGTAAAGTGGGATTTCCCTGTGTCACTCTGTTCTTCTGATCCCTACCTAATTCCTGGCCACTACAGGAAAAGTTCAAAAAGGTAGAACTGGATGGGTTTCCCACTTGAATGCCTCATTCACGTTAGCCCTACAAGCTTTGGTCGACACCtcacttttcatttccttaaagtTCTTTGAACAtagctgctttattttctttatttttactaatatATTAATTACTATATTGTTTAGTGTGTTATCTAATGTAAATACTATACTGCTACTTCAATGTACCCGTTTTTGTCTACAGAAGAGTAACCTTATTGCTAGGAATATCAAAGGTGGAACAGGTCAAATTTCCAATGTGGAAGAGATTGGCTATAATAAGAATCTTCAAATGACGGATTTCGATCTATGACTTAGTATCTGGAAATACAATCTACCATGCATCCTCATACAAAAGCAGACACTCAAACTTTTGTTTATTATATTGTGTATATTGTTTATGTTCAAGCATTATAATGTAACTatagataaacattttttaaaagataggctTTCaaccaacaacagaaaaaaaaaaacaaagactactTTGATTTCTCAGTTTTTATGAGCTCAAAACCTTTCCATCTTTTCACTGTGCATTGTGTGTATAGAGCTGGTTTCATTGCACCAccaaatttatagaaatataaatcctGACTGAAGAATATAAGCATAAAATCTACTTCATCCAGAATTTAGGCAAATCTTAGttgaagtgatttatttaaaaaatcctttgctTACTTGAAATCTATTCATCTTCAGTTTTAGTGTTAGAAAAAGCTAATCTAGAAGAAACCTATCTGATACTATTTTCCCCCATGTGAAATTGCCTTAAAATACCAGAGTTTAGGggtttgcttttagtttttctctTGAAATAGTACAAATTTATGACAGAATGTGCAACAGGGGTTATTACTACACTTTCATTACTAACTGAACCACCTTTCTTTGGAAGTTATTCTAAGTTTTGAGAACCATGTTTGGTGAGAATACATCCATcaatcattgtctttttttttcttcttagttcactgacttagaaataaaaatccaaCAAACGCAAGTTTAATTCAAGAACTCCAGCCTGAAATAAGATATCCAAAcacacccacccccaccacacacacagagtaagcttttatatatatatatatatatatatatatatatatatatatatatatatatgtgtctccTTCTTTTAACTCTTTCTGAGCTGCCAACTCTGATTGTCCTTTCTGTTTAGTTTTGCACATAGGCAGGTGAATGGTTTCCATGCACTGTATCTCTTCCACTCATCTCCACTTGTTCCTGAGGTTATCATTGCCTTGCCTACGTCCCTTGGAATATTTGGGGAGCTATGGCCAACTAGTTATCTGTATAGATGTGTCTGTGGGTTCTTTTCCGTCCAATAACTGCTGAAAGCCTTGCTGTTCTCAGACATGCTAGTCCGGAAGGGCTGAATAGTCATCACCAGAACGGTCCTCTACAAATGAATCTTGGGATTCTCTAGAGTCCAGCAGTCTCAGCCCTGAAGTCAAGTAATTCTGAACATTGTGTTTTGCCCCATTTCCCAGAATCACTCAAAGTGTTATGCTCCAGTCCCCTCCTCTAGAAACTAGATTCAGAAAACCTTTACTGTGTCCCACCTTCCCTGTCCGATTACACCTCCTTTTGTACCTTTATTCCATACACAATTCCAAATAAAGTTTGCACTCAAAGGATTCTCTGGGGCTCCTGCAGAGAGAACCTAGACTAAATTCCGCTGAGATTTCCAGCTTCACTTATATAAATTTGCTTTTGAAAAGTTAGGTATCCTGCCAAAAGAACATCTTTCTTTGTGGGACCTCCCGTCCACCAGCGACCACTGCAGGAAGCCACCCTCTTCCTCCCCTGCTGTTTATTAGTGCTTTTGTTCAGAGCAAGTGATGACTTCAATAGCTAAGCCGACTTTTAAACCTCAGTCAAGAGCcgggaaaataaattaatattcacTTAAGATATAAACAGTGGagtcttttctctacctaaaaatgtataattaaaatgttGCAGAATGCAATTAGAGCGTACATTTTAATATCCCCAACgaagaaatttattttgatcTCACtgcttttagaaaatgtattcCTTGAGCGGGGGAAAAAAATCGCTAACATCAGGCTACAAATTCTTCTTttagcagggagggagggatccctgagaaaaaataaaagatgttactGACCTGGTAAAATCTCATTGTAAACATGCTAATAATAAACCTACTAGCTAGATAGTGGGTTTTGCTTGCAAAATTCTTATCAATTGAATGATTTTAGCAGGATGTATTAGAGTGTCTAAAATTGTTAGTGAGTGGTAAAATCAAATAAAAGTGTAAAactaaggccgggcatggtggctcacacctgtaatcccaggacttcaagaggccgaggtgggtggatcacttgaggtcaggagtttgagaccagcctggccaacatggacaaaccccatctctactaaaaatagaaaattagtctggtgtggtggtgcacacctgtaagtcctgctactcgggagggtgaggcatgagagtcTCTTGAACtgggtgaactgagatcacaccactgcactccagcctgggtgacagagtgaggctccttcttaaaaaaaaaaaagggtagtaTAAGTGTAgccaagagaaaggagaggagaccCAAAGTCAGGCAGGAAAGTTTTATTAACCTGCGGGCTGCTCCGTACGAGTCAGAGGAGGTGACCCTGAGCTTACAAAACAAGGAGTTTAAATAGGGTGAGAGGGGCATAATCTATCCACTGAACAGGAACGGAGATAGTTTGTTAACTTGTGATAGACCTGCAATACATTatcctgtgacttttgtggtgacaatcttttttaaaaaaagagagaaaccaggAGTTTTTTACAGATATGTGTCAAACAAGAATTTACAATTATGGATAACCAATATATGTTCTCCCTGCCCTCCCTTGAGCTGCCTGGATGGCTGTAATCAGGCTTTGATTAACTGTAGCATGTCTGGCAGCCTTGATGTGGTGCCTAGGTAGAGGTTCAGAAGTGCAGCTGCAGAGCAATCAGAGCAAGGGAAGGGGTCAGCCTGCACAGAGGGGGTTTTCTTGTCCCTAACAGGTAGCAATGATTATCTAGAGAAAATTTTGTGGCACTAAACTTCTAGGAGGATGCACTTTGACCAACTGGTAACTCCTTTTCATACttggttattttcattttgttttgttttattttttttcctcaagataGATCTTTCTGAATGAGTCTACTATTGATTTACATGTGCAAGTTCAtgttaaaatacagtatttgggATAACACAAGAGAAAGAACGCATATTTGAGTGTGTTGGATAGAGAAATCTTCCAAGTCCGTattcatcaagaaagaaagagcagcAATGACTTTCACAAGCTTTGATTGGAAACAGCACATCCGCCATCTCTGAATTTACCATCTTTGATGTGGCAtgaccatttattaagtaggagTGGGAGAATCAACAACGTGGCTGAGacataagaagaaaggaaaggatggCTAGCATTAAtaccaagggaaaaaaatactGCCCCACTGTTAacctctgggatttttttttcagtttttattttaaaatgaatataggttgacaaaaaagttacaaaaatagcaTAGGGTGCTCCCTTGTCCCTGCTGTTGGGTTTCCCCAGTGATAAGACAGACACACCTCAGTTTACTGCGCTTAACTTTCTTGTGCTTCACAGGTGTGGTAGTTTTTACAAATTGAGGTTTTGTGGCAACTCTGCCTCAAGTAAGTCTATCGGTGCCATTTTTTGTTAACAGCCTGTGCTCACTTTCTGTCTCAGATTCACAtcttggtaattcttgcaatatttaaaactttttttactattattgcaATATCTTTTATGGTGATTTGTGACCAGTGATGCTTGATGTTACAATTGAAATGGTTTTGTGTTGCAACAAACAATACCCATGTAACAGAGTTAACTTAGTTGATCAATGTACGGTTGTGACTGCTTCACTGGGCAGCCATTAtccatctctcttcctttctttaggCCTCCCAATCTCCTGAAACACAACAATACTGAAACTAGGCCAGTTAATAACAGTACAACGACCTTAAGAGtaaaagtgaaaggaagagtcacacatctcttactttaaatcaaaagccagaaatgattcagcttagtgaggaaggcatttTGAAAGCCTACACAGGCCAAAAGGTCTGTTCAGTCAACCATTTAGCCAGATGGTGAATGCAAAGAAAGAGTATTT
This window contains:
- the KLRD1 gene encoding natural killer cells antigen CD94 isoform X2, encoding MATLGILLKNSFTKLSIESAFTPGPNIELQKDSDCCSCQEKWIGYRCNCYFISSESRTWNESRHLCASQKSSLLQLQSRDELDFMSSSQQFYWIGLSYSEEQNAWLWESGSVLSQDLFPLFGTSNRKNCIAYNPKGNAVDEPCEIKNRFIYHLIWRKSVTMS